From endosymbiont of Galathealinum brachiosum, one genomic window encodes:
- a CDS encoding putative selenate ABC transporter substrate-binding protein translates to MINNILRSFLVLFFIFFTITANANDRTLIFSAIPDQNQSQLNQRFTKIATYLSTTLNIPVKYVPVKSYAAAITAFRNNQVQLAWFGGLSGVRARSSVVDSEAIAQGKEDTEFVTYFIAHHSTGLKKSAQLPDSFAGKNFTFGSKGSTSGRLMPEFYLRERFKKSPSELFNRVGFSGNHSRTIALVQTGAYQLGAVNYKVWENELSNGKIDPEKVSIIWKTPSYPDYQWSVRGDIDTVWGKGFKNKIKNALLNMKDPALLEAFPRSAFISADNDDYLPILHTAKKIGLID, encoded by the coding sequence ATGATCAATAATATATTACGCAGCTTCTTAGTTTTATTCTTTATATTTTTTACAATCACAGCTAACGCTAACGATCGGACATTAATTTTTTCTGCTATTCCTGACCAAAATCAGTCTCAACTCAATCAGCGTTTTACCAAAATTGCGACTTATCTTTCTACAACACTTAATATACCGGTAAAGTATGTTCCTGTTAAATCTTATGCCGCTGCTATAACTGCTTTTCGTAATAATCAGGTACAGCTTGCCTGGTTTGGCGGCCTATCTGGTGTTAGAGCCAGATCAAGTGTTGTAGATTCTGAAGCAATTGCTCAGGGTAAAGAAGATACCGAATTCGTTACTTATTTTATCGCTCATCACAGTACTGGGCTTAAAAAATCTGCGCAATTACCCGATTCTTTTGCAGGTAAAAATTTCACTTTCGGCTCAAAAGGTTCAACCTCAGGCAGGTTAATGCCTGAATTCTATTTACGTGAACGGTTCAAAAAATCCCCATCCGAATTATTTAACCGGGTTGGTTTCAGCGGCAATCATTCTCGTACTATTGCACTAGTCCAAACCGGTGCTTACCAACTGGGTGCCGTTAATTATAAAGTCTGGGAAAATGAATTAAGCAATGGAAAAATTGATCCCGAAAAGGTAAGTATCATATGGAAAACACCATCCTACCCAGACTACCAATGGTCTGTAAGAGGTGATATTGATACAGTCTGGGGAAAAGGATTTAAAAATAAAATAAAAAATGCACTGCTTAATATGAAAGATCCAGCACTACTCGAAGCATTTCCCAGAAGTGCTTTTATTAGCGCTGACAATGATGATTATTTACCGATCTTACATACCGCAAAAAAAATTGGTCTAATTGATTAA
- the tatC gene encoding twin-arginine translocase subunit TatC translates to MSKSSAGKASEENTSEETPLGSHEGEEQGIGFIGHLMELRDRLLRSVVVIIVIFLGAFPFANEIYHILALPLVNNLPDGGNMIATGVISPFLTPIKLAFIMSIFAAFPYIIFQAWAFIAPGLYRHEKKLAIPLIVSSAILFYIGIVFAYFIVLPNVFTFMMSMAIDGVTHAPDITYYLDFTLKMFFAFGIAFEVPVATILLVLGGVTTPQSLAEKRPYIIVGAFIFGMLLTPPDPASQIMLAIPMWLLFELGLLVSRAIKKKDVEDDEYQALTEEDMEAELDRAEAEDDNGPRL, encoded by the coding sequence ATGAGTAAATCATCTGCAGGCAAAGCGTCTGAAGAAAATACATCCGAAGAAACACCTTTAGGAAGTCATGAAGGTGAAGAGCAGGGAATAGGTTTTATTGGTCACCTGATGGAGTTGCGTGATCGTTTATTACGTAGCGTTGTTGTTATTATCGTTATTTTTCTTGGCGCGTTTCCGTTCGCAAATGAAATTTACCATATACTGGCATTGCCATTAGTTAATAACTTGCCTGATGGCGGAAATATGATTGCGACCGGCGTGATATCTCCATTCTTAACGCCAATTAAACTCGCATTTATCATGTCGATATTTGCGGCATTCCCTTATATCATTTTTCAGGCCTGGGCTTTTATTGCACCGGGTTTGTATCGACATGAAAAAAAGCTGGCGATACCCTTAATAGTTTCCAGTGCAATATTGTTTTATATTGGTATTGTGTTTGCCTACTTTATCGTTTTGCCAAACGTGTTTACATTTATGATGTCGATGGCAATTGACGGTGTTACTCATGCACCTGATATTACTTATTATCTGGATTTCACGTTAAAAATGTTTTTTGCTTTTGGTATTGCTTTTGAAGTGCCGGTAGCAACGATATTACTGGTGCTAGGCGGTGTAACCACGCCACAAAGTCTTGCTGAAAAAAGACCCTATATTATTGTGGGTGCATTTATCTTTGGTATGTTGTTAACGCCCCCAGACCCTGCTTCACAAATTATGCTGGCCATACCTATGTGGTTACTGTTTGAGCTTGGCTTGCTTGTTTCACGTGCGATTAAAAAGAAAGATGTAGAAGATGATGAGTATCAGGCTTTAACTGAAGAAGATATGGAAGCTGAACTTGATCGTGCAGAAGCAGAAGATGATAACGGCCCGAGACTGTAA
- a CDS encoding twin-arginine translocase subunit TatA, whose product MGFSIWQLAIVLGIVILLFGTKKLRNIGGDMGSAINSFKKAMKDGANDADSASDDKLESKDGKVIDAEVTSKEKDQA is encoded by the coding sequence ATGGGTTTTAGTATTTGGCAGTTAGCCATAGTTTTAGGTATTGTAATTTTATTGTTCGGTACAAAAAAACTACGTAACATTGGTGGTGACATGGGTTCTGCAATCAATAGTTTTAAAAAAGCTATGAAAGACGGTGCCAATGATGCTGATAGTGCTTCTGATGATAAGCTGGAAAGTAAAGACGGCAAAGTGATCGATGCTGAAGTAACCAGTAAAGAAAAAGATCAGGCATAA
- a CDS encoding ABC transporter: MIHLKSANVAYKGKTALSDITLHVSQGEKLALVGRSGSGKSTLLNLLYETTDKLSNDTAFVPQEYGLVQNLSVYHNVYMGQLGQHSTLYNLINLMKPFSEQVEQVSDILKNLQLSEKLFEPVAQLSGGQQQRTAIARALMHNGHFLLADEPVSSLDEMQSLLVMNLLCKQFDTIIFSLHDVDLALKFCDRIIGLDHGRVVIDDRSENLNRQQLLKLYEE, translated from the coding sequence ATGATTCATCTTAAATCTGCCAATGTTGCGTACAAGGGAAAGACAGCTCTTTCAGATATTACCCTGCACGTAAGTCAGGGGGAGAAACTCGCACTTGTTGGTCGTAGCGGCTCGGGCAAGTCTACGTTATTAAACCTACTCTACGAAACCACTGACAAACTATCAAACGATACTGCTTTCGTTCCACAGGAATATGGTCTGGTACAAAACCTGTCTGTTTACCATAATGTTTATATGGGACAACTCGGTCAACATTCAACCTTGTATAACCTTATTAATTTAATGAAGCCTTTTTCAGAACAGGTCGAACAGGTTAGTGATATCCTAAAGAATCTGCAGTTGAGTGAAAAACTATTTGAACCCGTAGCGCAACTTTCTGGTGGGCAACAGCAACGCACAGCTATTGCGCGCGCACTAATGCACAATGGTCATTTTCTACTTGCTGATGAACCTGTTTCTTCACTTGATGAGATGCAGTCGCTACTCGTAATGAACTTGCTTTGTAAACAATTTGATACAATTATTTTTTCTTTACACGATGTTGATCTCGCCCTTAAATTCTGTGATCGCATTATCGGTCTCGATCATGGCCGAGTAGTCATAGATGACAGATCAGAAAATCTAAATCGCCAGCAACTACTCAAGTTATATGAAGAATAA
- a CDS encoding cytochrome C, producing MIKRHFITASILVLTSLVVPCVSSSPEEINESLTLKPDLDRGKKIYPLCATCHMKTGWGKKDGSFPVIAGQHRNVLIKQLSDIRAKNRENPTMYPFTDPKSIGGSQAIADVTAYIASMDKSHDVGVGNGQQLALGQSIFEKRCMVCHGDKAQGNNDAFFPRLSGQHYSYLFRQLKWIRDGYRKNSNPQMVAEVKALSDSDLDAIADYLSRL from the coding sequence ATGATTAAAAGACATTTTATAACAGCTAGCATTTTAGTGCTAACCAGCCTTGTTGTTCCTTGTGTATCGTCAAGTCCAGAAGAAATAAACGAGTCGTTAACGCTGAAGCCTGATTTGGACAGGGGTAAAAAGATCTATCCATTATGCGCTACCTGTCATATGAAAACAGGCTGGGGTAAAAAAGATGGTAGTTTTCCGGTTATTGCAGGTCAGCACCGTAATGTGTTGATTAAGCAACTGTCTGATATTAGGGCAAAAAATCGTGAAAACCCGACCATGTACCCATTTACCGACCCTAAATCTATAGGTGGTTCACAGGCTATTGCAGATGTTACAGCGTATATTGCATCAATGGATAAATCCCATGATGTAGGTGTGGGTAATGGTCAGCAACTGGCTTTAGGGCAGTCTATTTTTGAAAAACGTTGTATGGTGTGTCATGGAGATAAAGCTCAGGGTAATAATGACGCCTTTTTCCCCAGGCTTAGTGGGCAACACTACTCTTATTTATTTCGTCAGTTAAAGTGGATCAGGGATGGTTATCGAAAAAATAGCAATCCACAGATGGTTGCTGAAGTTAAGGCCCTGTCTGATAGTGATCTGGATGCGATAGCAGATTATTTATCTCGCTTATAA
- the tatB gene encoding twin-arginine translocase subunit TatB, producing MFDVGFLEISVIMVLGLLVLGPERLPKVAKKTGYWIGKARRYMEGVKSQVEAEFDTNEVKRLLRNQEVQIQELQNKITDADQYIKSDVANQFDDDDPGNSHEEAVESKVESKPAAPQYDIIEDEFYSEATEDKTKDAMDSVMSDKAQ from the coding sequence ATGTTTGATGTTGGTTTTTTAGAAATTTCCGTAATTATGGTGCTGGGTTTGCTAGTGCTTGGTCCTGAGCGCCTGCCAAAAGTAGCAAAGAAAACAGGTTACTGGATTGGCAAGGCGCGTCGTTATATGGAAGGTGTTAAATCTCAGGTTGAAGCTGAGTTTGATACGAATGAAGTAAAACGATTATTGCGCAATCAGGAAGTTCAGATCCAGGAATTACAAAATAAAATTACAGATGCAGATCAATATATTAAGTCTGATGTTGCAAATCAATTTGACGATGATGATCCGGGTAACTCGCATGAAGAGGCAGTTGAATCTAAAGTAGAGTCGAAGCCTGCTGCGCCACAATATGACATCATTGAAGATGAGTTTTATTCAGAAGCCACAGAAGACAAAACTAAAGATGCTATGGATAGTGTTATGAGTGACAAGGCGCAATGA
- a CDS encoding ABC transporter permease, with protein MKNNILTYHHSQRWNVSWIFIFIAIACIPFADLNIHSYDPMTELGRVFSGLTNPSLLNINNPLDALLQTIAFALLGVTFGAATGFVLSLIFHWKLIRVICALVRSVHELFWALIFLQIFGLHPLTGLLALGLPYAATFAKVYAEITEESDHRAYNSIRQNSGVISAFFYARLPDLWSHFVTYTSYRLECGLRSSAVLGFVGLPTLGYYLSTAFLEGQYSEVWALLILFYLLIASIRYWVHPKLLPIYVLISPFIIANDTVISFDNVKRFFTHDIIPFPVRNGESFNALWNWFCDLFLNEALPGIINTILLTQLALVTTGILALLLFPLISKLFFNRLGRLSGHSFLVIMRSTPEYILAFILLTLWGPSMLPAVVALTLHNGAIIAHLMGRYSNNLTIRNDLSSGLNLYFYEVLPRIYGQFLAFLFYRWEIIMRETAILGILGIATLGFYIDSAISDIRLDKAMVLIAFTAFLNIGIDILSRYIRSNLRLKTSVECN; from the coding sequence ATGAAGAATAATATTCTTACTTATCATCATTCCCAACGCTGGAATGTGAGCTGGATATTTATTTTCATCGCAATTGCCTGCATCCCTTTCGCTGATTTAAACATACATTCTTATGATCCCATGACAGAACTCGGTCGAGTTTTTTCAGGTCTAACGAACCCTTCCCTTCTTAATATAAACAATCCGCTTGATGCCTTACTTCAAACCATTGCATTTGCTCTACTAGGTGTTACATTCGGAGCTGCAACCGGGTTTGTTTTGTCCTTAATTTTTCACTGGAAACTTATAAGAGTTATTTGTGCGCTAGTGCGTTCTGTACATGAATTATTCTGGGCACTCATTTTTTTACAAATTTTTGGCTTACACCCACTTACCGGCCTACTTGCTTTAGGCTTACCTTATGCAGCTACATTTGCAAAAGTTTATGCCGAAATAACGGAAGAAAGCGATCACCGTGCTTATAACTCTATTCGGCAGAACTCAGGCGTTATTTCAGCATTTTTTTATGCAAGACTTCCTGACTTATGGTCTCATTTTGTTACTTACACAAGTTACAGATTAGAATGTGGTTTACGTTCTAGCGCCGTATTAGGATTCGTTGGCCTACCAACTCTTGGTTATTATTTAAGTACAGCTTTTCTGGAAGGTCAATACTCTGAAGTTTGGGCATTATTGATCCTGTTTTACCTGTTGATTGCCAGCATTCGTTATTGGGTTCATCCTAAACTCCTTCCTATTTACGTGCTCATATCTCCATTTATCATAGCTAATGACACTGTAATTTCTTTTGATAATGTTAAACGTTTTTTTACCCATGATATTATCCCCTTCCCTGTTCGCAATGGCGAATCATTTAATGCACTATGGAACTGGTTTTGCGATCTATTTTTAAACGAAGCTTTACCCGGAATTATCAATACTATTTTACTAACGCAACTAGCTCTCGTGACGACTGGTATTCTTGCTTTACTTTTGTTTCCACTCATTTCTAAATTATTTTTCAATCGGTTAGGTCGTTTATCAGGTCACAGCTTTCTCGTTATTATGCGATCAACACCTGAATACATTCTAGCTTTCATACTTTTAACATTATGGGGGCCTTCAATGTTACCGGCAGTGGTTGCACTTACTTTACACAACGGTGCAATTATCGCTCACTTAATGGGTCGCTATAGCAATAATCTCACCATAAGAAATGACTTAAGTTCAGGTTTGAATCTTTATTTTTATGAAGTTTTACCCAGAATTTATGGGCAGTTTCTAGCGTTTCTTTTTTATCGCTGGGAAATTATTATGCGAGAGACTGCAATTCTTGGAATTCTTGGAATTGCTACTCTAGGTTTTTATATCGATAGTGCAATTTCAGATATTCGGCTTGATAAAGCCATGGTATTAATTGCCTTCACGGCATTTTTAAACATTGGTATAGACATTTTATCTCGTTATATACGATCTAATTTAAGACTGAAAACGTCTGTAGAATGTAACTGA
- a CDS encoding TlpA family protein disulfide reductase, which produces MIKKVLLLTILFFGITNIHAANLKAFTANTPTPPLKLTDLNGKTHDLNDYKGQIVLVQFWATYCTPCRKEMPSMNNMMKKMADVPFKILAVDMGETKEEVTQFVNEVKPEFSILMDESGKSIADWRVFAAPSNFIIDPQGKIRYTLFGGVEWDSDELIDKLKALAAK; this is translated from the coding sequence ATGATTAAAAAAGTACTTTTATTAACGATTTTATTTTTTGGTATAACTAATATCCATGCTGCAAATTTAAAAGCATTTACAGCCAACACACCAACACCTCCATTAAAACTTACCGATTTGAATGGTAAAACACATGATTTAAACGATTACAAAGGCCAGATCGTTTTAGTACAGTTCTGGGCAACCTATTGCACCCCCTGTCGCAAAGAAATGCCATCAATGAACAATATGATGAAAAAAATGGCTGATGTGCCTTTTAAAATTCTCGCCGTTGATATGGGCGAAACAAAGGAAGAAGTAACACAATTTGTTAATGAAGTTAAACCCGAATTTAGCATTTTAATGGACGAATCGGGTAAAAGCATTGCAGACTGGAGAGTATTTGCTGCACCGTCAAATTTCATTATCGATCCACAGGGAAAAATTCGTTACACCCTTTTTGGTGGTGTTGAATGGGACTCTGATGAATTAATAGACAAACTAAAAGCTTTAGCTGCTAAATAA
- a CDS encoding 2,3-bisphosphoglycerate-independent phosphoglycerate mutase (catalyzes the interconversion of 2-phosphoglycerate and 3-phosphoglycerate), whose protein sequence is MAEKRKRSVPRRPTVLVILDGFGVNPSRINNAVVEANTPRLDEYFSKNTHITLDASGLSVGLPSGQMGNSEVGHLTLGCGTIMRQDLVRIDDSIESGEFYENAALVAAMEDSVKHERPMHLVGLVSDGGVHSHTKHLCALISMCGKYKVKPLVHMITDGRDTAPMAAMGYLQSLEDALDDAGGAIATVCGRYYAMDRDNRWERTEIAFKAMANLEGEQHEAARYAIESSYNKDITDEFIMPCIFPEAEKIEEDDNVIFFNFRNDRPRQLSAALSQTDFEGFERGAYDPVTVTCLTEYDPHFLLPIAFAPQRPTTTLASVVSRAGFKQFHCSETEKYAHVTFFFNGGREETWAGEERVMIPSPQVATYDECPEMSAKEVADAMIEAIESHEHGFLVVNFANGDMVGHTAKRDAVIAAVEAMDEQVGRLLDVAVKEEYSVFLTADHGNCDEMVDPVTGEPHTQHTVYPVPCMIIDQENWRLNTGMGLSSVAPTILQLMGLQQPPEMLGKSVLLETYGS, encoded by the coding sequence ATGGCTGAAAAGCGCAAGCGTAGTGTCCCCCGCCGTCCCACGGTGTTAGTAATACTTGATGGCTTTGGAGTTAATCCAAGTCGTATCAATAATGCAGTTGTCGAAGCAAATACCCCGCGTCTGGATGAATATTTTTCTAAAAATACTCACATAACACTTGATGCATCGGGTTTATCTGTAGGTTTACCGAGTGGTCAGATGGGCAATTCTGAGGTAGGTCATCTTACTTTAGGTTGTGGCACGATCATGAGGCAGGATCTTGTGCGCATTGATGACTCGATAGAGAGTGGTGAGTTTTACGAAAATGCTGCTCTGGTAGCGGCTATGGAAGACTCGGTTAAGCATGAACGACCAATGCATCTGGTCGGTCTGGTTTCAGATGGTGGTGTACACAGTCATACGAAACATTTGTGTGCTTTGATCTCTATGTGTGGGAAATACAAGGTAAAACCACTTGTTCACATGATTACTGATGGACGAGATACGGCACCTATGGCAGCAATGGGTTATCTGCAGAGTCTGGAAGATGCTTTAGATGATGCTGGTGGAGCAATTGCAACGGTATGTGGTCGTTACTATGCAATGGATCGTGATAATCGATGGGAACGAACTGAAATAGCCTTTAAAGCAATGGCCAACCTTGAAGGTGAGCAACATGAGGCTGCTCGTTATGCTATTGAGTCGTCTTATAATAAAGACATCACCGATGAGTTTATTATGCCCTGTATTTTTCCAGAGGCAGAAAAAATTGAAGAAGATGATAATGTAATCTTCTTTAATTTTAGAAATGACCGTCCACGCCAGTTAAGTGCTGCACTTAGTCAGACTGATTTTGAAGGTTTTGAGCGAGGCGCATACGATCCGGTTACGGTAACCTGTTTAACAGAATATGATCCACATTTTCTGCTACCAATCGCTTTTGCGCCTCAGCGCCCTACAACGACACTGGCTTCAGTTGTGAGTCGTGCAGGTTTTAAGCAATTTCATTGTTCTGAAACTGAAAAATACGCTCATGTCACTTTTTTCTTTAATGGTGGGCGTGAAGAAACCTGGGCGGGTGAAGAAAGAGTGATGATTCCATCACCCCAGGTTGCGACTTATGACGAATGCCCTGAGATGAGCGCAAAAGAAGTGGCAGATGCCATGATTGAAGCCATTGAATCTCATGAGCACGGTTTCCTTGTTGTTAACTTTGCTAACGGCGATATGGTTGGTCACACAGCAAAACGTGATGCGGTTATTGCAGCTGTTGAAGCAATGGACGAGCAGGTCGGTCGTTTACTGGATGTTGCGGTAAAAGAAGAATATTCTGTATTTCTGACAGCTGATCATGGTAATTGTGATGAGATGGTTGACCCTGTAACAGGTGAGCCACATACGCAGCATACGGTTTACCCGGTTCCCTGTATGATTATTGATCAGGAAAACTGGCGCTTGAATACCGGTATGGGATTAAGCAGTGTTGCACCAACTATTTTACAGCTTATGGGATTGCAGCAACCACCTGAAATGTTAGGTAAGAGTGTGTTGCTTGAAACATACGGCAGTTAG